A region from the Thermodesulforhabdaceae bacterium genome encodes:
- a CDS encoding tRNA (adenine-N1)-methyltransferase, translated as MDFFQEGEWVLITTQKGKDWLVLLKKGAVFSCHLGSIHHDEIMTKREGEFWETPSGTKLLFFRPALTDFLFHIKRRTQIMYPKDIGAILCYGDIRPGMKVLESGVGSGALTMFLLAFMGGNGKLVSVEKRPEFACLARDNIQKVFGEIPSSWQLVVADIESPPFDTTFDRIILDLPEPWRAVDSASMLLKDGGILVSLSPQVVQLQMVARALRKKGFRCFQIFEILKRDWLINEHRTRPADRMIAHTGFLLLARKTADLFWTEEVSDDVSENHDITVS; from the coding sequence ATGGACTTTTTTCAGGAAGGCGAATGGGTGCTTATAACTACTCAAAAAGGTAAGGACTGGTTGGTGCTTTTAAAAAAGGGAGCAGTCTTTTCCTGCCATTTGGGATCGATACACCACGATGAAATAATGACAAAAAGAGAAGGTGAATTCTGGGAAACTCCTTCCGGTACAAAACTTTTGTTTTTTCGTCCCGCTCTGACCGATTTCCTTTTCCACATCAAGCGTAGAACTCAAATTATGTATCCCAAAGACATCGGAGCAATTCTTTGTTACGGTGACATTCGTCCTGGTATGAAAGTGCTTGAAAGCGGGGTCGGATCTGGTGCTTTGACGATGTTTCTCCTGGCTTTTATGGGGGGGAATGGCAAATTGGTATCGGTTGAAAAACGACCCGAATTCGCCTGTCTAGCGAGAGATAATATTCAGAAAGTTTTTGGAGAAATACCTTCTTCATGGCAACTTGTTGTTGCTGACATTGAATCTCCTCCATTTGATACAACTTTTGATCGAATTATTCTTGACCTTCCCGAACCGTGGCGAGCCGTAGATAGCGCTTCAATGCTCCTTAAGGATGGAGGCATTCTTGTGAGCCTGAGTCCCCAGGTTGTTCAACTTCAGATGGTTGCGAGAGCCCTAAGAAAAAAGGGTTTCAGGTGTTTTCAAATCTTTGAGATTCTTAAACGAGACTGGCTTATAAATGAACATCGAACAAGGCCTGCCGATAGAATGATTGCTCATACGGGTTTTTTACTTCTTGCTCGCAAAACGGCAGATTTGTTTTGGACTGAAGAAGTTAGCGATGACGTAAGCGAAAATCACGATATTACAGTATCTTAG
- a CDS encoding zinc ribbon domain-containing protein, whose amino-acid sequence MPIFEYQCGTCGHRFETLVLKTSEGKDEIVTCPACGDSNCVRLISLCFSARSGSTITSPGVSCGTTKSGIG is encoded by the coding sequence ATGCCAATTTTTGAGTATCAATGTGGCACCTGCGGACATCGTTTTGAAACCCTGGTATTGAAAACGAGCGAGGGAAAAGATGAAATTGTAACCTGCCCCGCCTGTGGCGATTCCAACTGCGTTAGGTTAATTTCGCTCTGCTTTTCAGCACGAAGCGGATCCACTATTACTTCCCCGGGAGTAAGTTGCGGGACAACGAAGAGCGGAATTGGTTGA
- a CDS encoding TRAP transporter substrate-binding protein, with protein MKNLFRFAACLLLVTCLITPSYAKEEIKLGVVTKPGSAQNICAEKFKELLESRSPKYTVTIYHSASLGTETEILQQVQLGTVQMAIITSGPFDVFLPEARVVDYPFLFDSYEQVDAMLDGSPGKEILKRLEKVGFKGLAFSENGFRHLTNSKRPVHSVKDVEGLKIRVMESVLHKELWRLLGANPTPMGWPIYTELQQGTIDGQENPLSVIWTYKLHEVQKYLSLTKHVYSSHIDIANLKWFNSLPPEDQKLIQEAMVEAAHYQRKWNRENEATFLKNLKEAGMIVDENPDIQSFREKAKDIQKLDIFQVKEVQEVLPLFLKR; from the coding sequence ATGAAAAACTTATTTAGATTTGCTGCCTGCTTACTTTTGGTGACCTGTTTGATTACACCTTCCTATGCTAAGGAAGAAATCAAGCTTGGTGTTGTTACCAAACCCGGGTCAGCTCAAAATATCTGCGCTGAAAAATTCAAAGAGCTTCTTGAAAGTCGATCTCCTAAATATACTGTTACGATATATCACAGTGCTTCCCTTGGCACTGAAACGGAGATTCTTCAGCAGGTGCAGTTAGGCACAGTTCAGATGGCTATTATTACTTCCGGACCTTTTGATGTGTTTTTGCCAGAGGCTCGAGTGGTTGACTATCCTTTTTTGTTTGATTCTTATGAGCAGGTTGATGCTATGTTGGATGGTTCTCCGGGTAAGGAGATTCTTAAACGTCTGGAGAAAGTTGGCTTTAAGGGATTGGCTTTTTCGGAAAACGGTTTTCGCCATCTAACCAACAGCAAACGGCCTGTTCATTCGGTCAAAGACGTGGAAGGACTGAAGATAAGAGTTATGGAATCCGTGCTTCATAAGGAATTGTGGCGTCTTCTTGGTGCGAATCCGACCCCTATGGGATGGCCTATTTATACCGAACTTCAGCAGGGCACAATAGATGGGCAAGAAAATCCTTTGTCAGTAATATGGACTTACAAGCTTCACGAAGTTCAAAAATATCTATCTTTGACAAAGCATGTTTATTCATCCCACATTGATATAGCTAATTTGAAGTGGTTTAACAGCCTTCCACCAGAAGATCAAAAGTTAATCCAGGAAGCCATGGTCGAGGCGGCTCACTACCAGAGAAAATGGAATCGTGAAAACGAGGCGACATTCCTGAAAAATCTCAAGGAAGCGGGCATGATAGTGGATGAAAATCCAGATATTCAGTCTTTTAGAGAAAAAGCGAAGGACATTCAGAAACTAGATATTTTCCAGGTTAAAGAGGTTCAAGAAGTTCTTCCTCTATTTCTTAAGCGATAA
- a CDS encoding TRAP transporter small permease, producing the protein MSDRLNRLIEVVVAVLGIIMILVMGSQVVARYVFNHSLFWSEEVGRIILVWLTFLGSTIAYKRKLHIGIDFMVRKLPFSARKLSFLIAWAASFCFFVTFIVLGIKFVFFASMLKTAALGIPGSFTYSVIPLSGLVFIIHNLDLLREGLSKW; encoded by the coding sequence TTGAGCGATCGTCTGAATCGTCTGATTGAGGTGGTTGTAGCTGTCCTTGGAATTATTATGATCTTGGTTATGGGTTCCCAGGTTGTCGCTCGCTATGTGTTCAATCACTCTCTTTTTTGGTCCGAGGAAGTTGGGCGTATCATTCTGGTATGGCTGACCTTCCTCGGGTCCACAATTGCTTACAAAAGAAAACTTCATATTGGTATCGATTTTATGGTTAGAAAGCTTCCATTTTCGGCTCGAAAACTTTCTTTTTTGATTGCCTGGGCGGCATCTTTCTGCTTCTTCGTAACATTTATCGTATTGGGTATTAAATTTGTGTTTTTTGCTTCCATGCTCAAGACTGCGGCGCTTGGGATTCCAGGTAGTTTTACCTATTCGGTTATTCCTCTAAGTGGATTAGTTTTCATCATTCACAACTTAGATCTTTTGAGAGAAGGGCTGAGCAAGTGGTAA
- a CDS encoding response regulator: MNWQRDRKTEQKDKVLIVDDDPVVGSFLAHTINSRGYEAVYYQNPIEALYHAQKEAFSLAFIDVQMPEMSGLELISLLKRYNPRIEIIMVSGYGSLDDTVKAIKIGISDYLKKPFSVDEISFCLSHFEERVRIRKQLEKTEERYSRLVENVPLIIFSINRDLQLTFVNKTLETILGYTSDEITEDERWFERIVHPEDRERLRRSFLRFFGGECTPFKEECRFIHKSGHIVYTLVQSLPLYLDNSGVCEMDGIVVDITDRVFYEKSLVQGEKLKTLGAIATEVAHEIRNPLTSIGGFARRIKKKYPELKEADIILQEVHRLEQLLNRIRQYLQPVEARRACLNANEMVARCYELLLPEMEQKGVECELSLGQYMPYIFVDPNMLLQVLINLFRNAIDGCKCEKKFRVITFATENHVHIQCITPLQPGEELNCESVFLPFSEGGKSIGLPLSYRLVKNMGGVLTCFQEGNYAIFTATFPVAQLEECSLRGEDDPQKFQKLS, encoded by the coding sequence ATGAACTGGCAGCGAGATAGGAAGACAGAGCAAAAAGATAAAGTGCTCATCGTGGATGATGATCCTGTAGTGGGTTCCTTTCTTGCTCATACAATAAATTCCAGAGGTTATGAAGCGGTTTATTACCAGAATCCTATAGAAGCTCTTTATCATGCTCAAAAAGAAGCCTTTTCTCTGGCTTTTATCGACGTTCAAATGCCGGAGATGAGCGGACTGGAACTTATTTCTCTTCTTAAGCGCTACAATCCTCGCATAGAGATTATTATGGTTAGCGGATACGGGTCTCTTGATGATACCGTAAAGGCAATCAAAATTGGTATCTCCGATTATCTTAAAAAACCCTTTTCTGTGGACGAAATTTCCTTTTGTCTAAGTCATTTTGAAGAGCGAGTTCGCATTCGCAAGCAACTTGAAAAGACCGAGGAGAGATATTCGAGGTTGGTTGAAAATGTGCCTCTTATAATTTTTTCCATAAACCGTGATCTTCAGCTTACGTTTGTTAACAAAACTTTGGAAACCATTCTGGGTTATACTTCCGATGAAATTACAGAGGACGAAAGGTGGTTTGAGAGAATTGTTCATCCTGAGGATAGAGAGCGGTTGAGGAGATCTTTTTTGAGGTTTTTCGGGGGCGAATGCACCCCTTTCAAAGAGGAATGCCGTTTTATACATAAAAGTGGACATATTGTTTACACTCTGGTCCAATCTCTCCCACTTTATCTGGATAATTCAGGTGTCTGTGAGATGGATGGTATTGTAGTGGATATAACCGATCGAGTATTTTATGAGAAATCTCTTGTTCAAGGGGAAAAGCTCAAAACTCTTGGAGCTATTGCCACCGAAGTAGCTCATGAAATCCGCAATCCTCTAACATCCATTGGCGGGTTTGCCAGAAGAATCAAGAAAAAATATCCGGAATTGAAAGAAGCCGATATTATTTTGCAAGAAGTGCACAGATTAGAACAACTCTTAAACCGCATTAGACAATATCTACAGCCAGTGGAGGCTCGTCGAGCCTGCCTTAATGCTAACGAGATGGTTGCTCGCTGTTATGAACTCCTGTTGCCCGAAATGGAGCAGAAAGGGGTAGAGTGTGAACTTTCCCTTGGTCAATATATGCCATACATTTTCGTTGATCCGAATATGCTTCTTCAGGTCCTTATAAACCTTTTTAGAAATGCCATAGATGGATGTAAGTGCGAGAAGAAATTCAGAGTAATAACCTTTGCGACTGAAAACCACGTCCACATTCAGTGCATTACACCTTTACAACCCGGGGAAGAATTAAATTGTGAATCAGTGTTTTTGCCGTTTTCAGAGGGTGGTAAAAGCATTGGACTTCCTTTGTCTTACCGTCTTGTGAAAAATATGGGAGGGGTGCTAACTTGTTTTCAGGAAGGAAATTATGCAATATTTACAGCTACTTTCCCTGTGGCTCAGCTTGAAGAATGTAGCTTAAGGGGCGAAGATGATCCTCAGAAATTCCAAAAGCTTAGTTAG
- a CDS encoding 2-dehydropantoate 2-reductase translates to MVTKSLRILVVGSGAIGGFYAGKLVQSGVKVDLLCRSDYEVIKTSGVKIQSIWGDFHYFPAKVFSVKETSVEAPYDYVIVCTKVLPSINVPSIIRPFVGSKTVIVLIQNGIDIELPVAEAFPENEILSGLAFICCERKAPGEIHHTDYGRLVIGLYPKGKSSSAEKLVDLLKASGVPADVTEDVITARWEKLVWNAPFNPISVLAGGCTTDKMVSTPTIESVVRAVMEEVVAIANADGSPVRPSIVDEHINATKIMKPYKTSMLLDYEAGRPMEVEAILGNAVRKAEKLGVKVPHMKTLYGLLYMFEHCNRSNNTHP, encoded by the coding sequence ATGGTGACAAAGTCCTTAAGGATCCTAGTTGTAGGAAGTGGAGCTATCGGTGGATTCTACGCAGGGAAACTCGTCCAGAGCGGTGTTAAGGTAGATCTTTTGTGTCGCTCCGATTATGAAGTTATTAAAACCAGCGGAGTTAAAATCCAAAGCATCTGGGGAGATTTTCATTACTTTCCAGCGAAGGTGTTCTCCGTAAAGGAAACTTCCGTAGAAGCCCCTTACGATTATGTTATCGTATGCACAAAAGTATTACCATCCATCAATGTTCCTTCCATTATTCGTCCCTTTGTGGGAAGCAAAACAGTGATAGTCCTAATACAAAACGGCATTGACATTGAACTTCCCGTGGCAGAAGCTTTCCCGGAAAACGAAATTCTCAGCGGGCTCGCTTTTATCTGCTGTGAAAGGAAAGCACCAGGAGAGATCCACCACACCGATTACGGAAGGCTTGTCATCGGGCTTTATCCAAAAGGAAAAAGCTCGTCAGCCGAAAAGCTTGTAGATCTTTTAAAAGCGTCAGGAGTTCCTGCCGACGTCACCGAAGATGTAATAACGGCAAGATGGGAAAAACTGGTGTGGAATGCGCCCTTCAACCCTATTTCGGTCCTTGCGGGTGGCTGCACGACCGACAAGATGGTCTCAACTCCGACGATAGAGTCTGTAGTTCGAGCGGTTATGGAAGAAGTGGTCGCTATTGCTAATGCTGACGGTAGCCCGGTCCGCCCATCCATTGTGGACGAACATATCAACGCCACAAAAATCATGAAGCCATACAAAACAAGCATGCTTTTGGATTATGAAGCAGGAAGACCCATGGAAGTGGAGGCCATTTTGGGTAATGCGGTAAGAAAAGCCGAAAAGCTCGGAGTTAAGGTCCCCCACATGAAAACTCTATACGGTCTCCTTTACATGTTTGAGCACTGCAACAGGAGCAACAACACTCACCCTTAA